A genome region from Arthrobacter agilis includes the following:
- a CDS encoding ABC transporter ATP-binding protein — protein MKNQNTLWESLGRLYPHVRPIIPRLLLGLLCALGASVMALAIPQVLRVLINDALAEGGSARTVWIASGVVLLLGVLEATFVALRRQFVITPATTVETAMRTSFYRHLQNLTIEFHDRWGSGQLLSRAMSDLNLMRRWMAFGLIMLVVTSLTVVMGVTVMFLTSWALALIFVAAAVPLMIYGYRFRTSYSRVSRKSQDQAGDLATTVEESVHGIRVLKAFGRSREALEDFEEQAEELRRTEISKARSLANFSMIVTLLPELALGASLVVGVTLAASGDVTIGALVAFFATAAAVAGPVEFIGPLLAMTFTAKTAIDRHYEVMESENTITDPATPVHLEAPRGTVMFDAVHFRYPDAQEDAGDVLDGIDLTLRAGETMALVGVTGCGKSTLLQLVPRLYDVTGGTISIDGVDLREFSLGELRTLVAVAFEDTTLFSSSVRDNVLMGSDATGAEADRVLTEALEVAQAHFAHDLPEGLDTLIGEEGLSLSGGQRQRIALARAIAARPTVLVLDDPLSALDVATEERVEEGLRAVLSATTTLIVAHRPSTVALADRVALLQDGRIADVGTHSELLARNDHYRYVIASLDDEEIAQLGRAAQPLPHPVHDDEEALA, from the coding sequence ATGAAGAACCAGAACACCCTGTGGGAATCGCTCGGACGTCTCTATCCACACGTCAGGCCCATCATCCCGCGGCTCCTCCTCGGCCTGCTGTGCGCCCTCGGTGCGAGCGTCATGGCGCTCGCCATCCCCCAGGTGCTGCGTGTCCTCATCAACGACGCCCTGGCCGAGGGCGGCTCCGCCCGCACGGTCTGGATCGCCTCCGGCGTCGTCCTGCTCCTCGGGGTCCTCGAGGCCACCTTCGTGGCGCTGCGCCGCCAGTTCGTCATCACGCCGGCGACGACGGTGGAGACGGCCATGCGCACCTCCTTCTACCGTCACCTGCAGAACCTGACGATCGAGTTCCACGACCGCTGGGGCAGCGGCCAGCTCCTCTCCCGTGCGATGAGCGACCTCAACCTGATGCGCCGCTGGATGGCGTTCGGACTCATCATGCTGGTGGTGACCTCGCTGACCGTGGTGATGGGCGTGACCGTCATGTTCCTGACGAGCTGGGCCCTCGCCCTGATCTTCGTCGCGGCCGCCGTGCCGCTGATGATCTACGGCTACCGCTTCCGCACCTCGTACAGCCGGGTGTCCCGGAAGAGCCAGGACCAGGCCGGCGATCTCGCCACCACGGTCGAGGAGTCGGTGCACGGGATCCGCGTCCTCAAGGCGTTCGGGCGCAGCCGCGAGGCGCTCGAGGACTTCGAGGAGCAGGCCGAGGAACTCCGCCGCACGGAGATCTCCAAGGCCAGGTCCCTGGCGAACTTCTCCATGATCGTGACCCTGCTGCCCGAACTCGCCCTCGGCGCCTCCCTCGTGGTCGGCGTGACGCTGGCCGCGAGCGGTGATGTCACCATCGGCGCCCTCGTGGCCTTCTTCGCCACGGCCGCCGCCGTCGCCGGTCCCGTGGAGTTCATCGGGCCGCTCCTGGCCATGACCTTCACGGCGAAGACGGCCATCGACCGGCACTACGAGGTCATGGAGTCCGAGAACACCATCACCGACCCGGCCACCCCCGTGCATCTCGAGGCGCCGCGCGGCACCGTCATGTTCGACGCCGTGCACTTCCGCTACCCCGACGCGCAGGAGGACGCCGGCGACGTCCTCGACGGGATCGACCTGACCCTGCGCGCCGGAGAGACCATGGCGCTGGTCGGCGTGACGGGTTGCGGCAAGAGCACCCTCCTCCAGCTCGTCCCGCGCCTCTACGACGTCACGGGCGGGACCATCAGCATCGACGGCGTGGACCTGCGGGAGTTCTCGCTCGGGGAGCTCCGCACGCTCGTGGCCGTCGCCTTCGAGGACACCACGCTGTTCTCCAGCTCCGTGCGCGACAACGTGCTCATGGGCTCCGATGCCACCGGCGCGGAGGCCGACCGTGTCCTCACCGAGGCCCTCGAGGTGGCGCAGGCGCACTTCGCCCACGACCTGCCCGAGGGGCTGGACACGCTCATCGGGGAGGAGGGGCTCAGCCTGTCCGGAGGCCAGCGCCAGCGCATCGCCCTGGCCCGCGCGATCGCCGCACGACCGACGGTCCTGGTCCTCGACGACCCGCTCTCGGCACTCGACGTCGCCACCGAGGAACGGGTCGAGGAAGGGCTCCGCGCCGTGCTGAGCGCCACGACGACACTCATCGTCGCCCACCGGCCCTCGACGGTGGCCCTTGCGGACCGGGTGGCGCTCCTGCAGGACGGACGCATCGCCGACGTCGGCACGCACTCGGAGCTGCTCGCCCGCAACGACCACTACCGGTACGTCATCGCCAGCCTGGACGACGAGGAGATCGCGCAGCTGGGCCGCGCGGCGCAGCCCCTCCCACACCCCGTGCACGACGACGAGGAGGCGCTGGCATGA
- a CDS encoding transglycosylase domain-containing protein produces MAARKSPLFDTATTLGKIIAFLGISGLAGVLAAGLLVPVAAAAGTGASASLQFFEELPVELEREALAQPTKIEASDGSLIATLYEENRQPVTLDQVSQTMQDALISIEDYRYYEHGGVDLEGILGAIASNLTSDRTRGASTITQQFVNNTLIYSALQNDQTATFSGNKNVGDKLREMKLAIAVEKELSKDEILEGYLNIVQFSGTSYGVQAASRYFFNVDAKDLTIPQSALLAGVVNGPTAYSPTENPEAALERRNLVIDAMLTHGKITQEEHDAAVATDLGLAITPTLNGCVGAAQAPYFCDYVTHLILNDPAYGETPQDREKVLYRSGLTIKTTLDSRVQAAAQTAVNETANPDTTDGAVGHTMLSLDPKTGNILSMAQNTRYNPEAAQGNTVLNFNVDEYDGGDPAKSLGGGGGFQPGSTYKPFTVAAWVESGKALNQVVDGTKKTYPEGDRWRASCMDGGNWVISTPELKGYTPQNYGDKNYRYTTVLDGLAQSLNTVTMATARQLDLCRIRDIAFDMGVHDASSSDGSLNPPSVNPPALIGGGVAAAPMSMAKAFGGFANEGTVCEPRALTEVTAVDGTSYPVPAPSCRQTISKEVARGVNTATQEVMKVGSGSQLEYGDIPMAGKTGTNDERSQTWFMGYNSGMVTASWVGNWQAEGEGSSLGGLQIGGRVYPEIDGSLIAGPSWARFMQQIPGLYVGTPFAAPPASMINGGQRTTNPARPSVPGNPGNGTGTNTGGIGTNTGATGTGDTGTGAPAGGTTGGGAGSDDSSSNGNDTSGDDGGNG; encoded by the coding sequence ATGGCTGCGCGCAAATCACCCCTCTTCGACACGGCAACCACCCTCGGCAAGATCATCGCATTCCTCGGAATCAGCGGTCTTGCGGGTGTGCTCGCCGCGGGCCTCCTCGTGCCCGTGGCCGCCGCCGCCGGTACCGGCGCCTCCGCCTCGCTGCAGTTCTTCGAGGAACTGCCGGTCGAGCTGGAGCGCGAGGCACTCGCGCAGCCGACCAAGATCGAGGCCTCGGACGGTTCGCTCATCGCGACCCTGTACGAGGAGAACCGCCAGCCGGTCACCCTGGATCAGGTGTCGCAGACCATGCAGGACGCCCTGATCTCCATCGAGGACTACCGGTACTACGAGCACGGCGGCGTGGACCTCGAGGGCATCCTCGGTGCCATCGCCAGCAACCTGACGAGCGACCGGACGCGTGGTGCCTCCACCATCACCCAGCAGTTCGTGAACAACACCCTGATCTACTCCGCCCTGCAGAACGACCAGACGGCGACCTTCAGCGGCAACAAGAACGTCGGCGACAAGCTCCGGGAGATGAAGCTCGCCATCGCCGTGGAGAAGGAACTCAGCAAGGACGAGATCCTCGAGGGCTACCTCAACATCGTCCAGTTCAGCGGCACGAGCTACGGCGTGCAGGCCGCATCGCGGTACTTCTTCAACGTGGACGCCAAGGACCTCACCATCCCGCAGAGCGCACTGCTCGCGGGCGTGGTCAACGGCCCGACGGCCTACAGCCCCACGGAGAACCCCGAGGCCGCCCTCGAGCGGCGCAACCTGGTCATCGACGCGATGCTCACGCACGGCAAGATCACGCAGGAGGAGCACGACGCCGCCGTCGCCACCGATCTCGGGCTGGCCATCACGCCGACCCTGAACGGCTGCGTGGGCGCCGCCCAGGCACCCTACTTCTGCGACTACGTCACGCACCTGATCCTCAACGACCCGGCCTACGGCGAAACGCCCCAGGACCGCGAGAAGGTCCTCTACCGCTCGGGCCTGACGATCAAGACCACGCTCGACTCCCGTGTCCAGGCCGCCGCCCAGACAGCCGTGAACGAGACCGCGAACCCCGACACCACCGACGGCGCGGTCGGCCACACCATGCTGAGCCTCGACCCGAAGACCGGCAACATCCTCTCCATGGCCCAGAACACCCGGTACAACCCGGAGGCCGCCCAGGGCAACACGGTGCTCAACTTCAACGTGGACGAGTACGACGGCGGCGACCCGGCCAAGAGCCTCGGCGGCGGCGGCGGCTTCCAGCCCGGCTCCACCTACAAGCCGTTCACCGTCGCGGCGTGGGTCGAGTCCGGCAAGGCCCTGAACCAGGTGGTGGACGGCACCAAGAAGACGTACCCCGAAGGCGACCGCTGGCGCGCGAGCTGCATGGACGGCGGCAACTGGGTCATCTCGACACCGGAGCTCAAGGGCTACACGCCGCAGAACTACGGCGACAAGAACTACCGGTACACCACCGTCCTCGACGGCCTGGCGCAGTCCCTGAACACCGTCACCATGGCGACGGCCCGCCAGCTGGACCTGTGCCGCATCCGCGACATCGCCTTCGACATGGGCGTCCACGACGCCAGCAGCAGCGACGGGTCCCTCAACCCGCCGTCGGTCAACCCGCCGGCCCTCATCGGTGGCGGTGTCGCCGCGGCCCCCATGTCCATGGCCAAGGCCTTCGGCGGCTTCGCCAACGAGGGGACGGTCTGCGAGCCCAGGGCCCTGACCGAGGTGACCGCTGTGGACGGGACGAGCTACCCCGTCCCCGCCCCCTCCTGCCGGCAGACCATCTCCAAGGAGGTCGCCCGCGGCGTCAACACGGCCACGCAGGAGGTCATGAAGGTCGGCTCGGGCTCGCAGCTCGAGTACGGCGACATCCCGATGGCCGGCAAGACCGGCACCAACGACGAACGCTCGCAGACCTGGTTCATGGGCTACAACTCGGGCATGGTCACCGCGAGCTGGGTCGGCAACTGGCAGGCCGAGGGTGAGGGCAGCTCGCTGGGCGGCCTGCAGATCGGCGGCCGGGTGTACCCGGAGATCGACGGCTCGCTCATCGCCGGTCCGTCCTGGGCCCGCTTCATGCAGCAGATCCCCGGCCTCTACGTGGGCACGCCGTTCGCCGCTCCGCCGGCCAGCATGATCAACGGCGGCCAGCGCACCACCAATCCCGCCCGGCCGTCCGTCCCCGGCAATCCGGGGAACGGCACGGGCACGAACACCGGCGGGATCGGGACGAACACCGGCGCCACCGGCACCGGCGACACTGGCACCGGTGCCCCCGCGGGTGGTACCACTGGAGGGGGCGCCGGCAGCGACGACTCCAGCAGCAACGGCAATGACACCAGTGGCGACGACGGAGGCAACGGCTAG
- a CDS encoding metallophosphoesterase, producing the protein MTPVATTEATASVKSTSTSRSGAPLGWAAGLALTTAAATLAYASTVERTLYQVREETLSILPESATPLRVLHLSDIHMVPGQKSKADWLSSLAGLKPDLVVNTGDNLSHKKAVGPLLEALEPLLKVPGVFVPGSNDYYAPVFKNPLRYFAGPSIAPKESTAQDLPWADMFSAFGAAGWVDLTNRAQSVGFGGLRIDFTGVDDPHLDRDRYAPYPSGSSTSAEAPHIRVAVAHAPYQRVLDYFTEGGADLILAGHTHGGQVCVPGYGALISNCDLPTWRARGLTQWEQGGRSVPLNVSAGIGTSRFAPIRFACRPEAVLLTLTPRSTR; encoded by the coding sequence ATGACACCAGTGGCGACGACGGAGGCAACGGCTAGCGTGAAATCGACTTCCACATCCCGGAGCGGGGCACCGCTCGGCTGGGCGGCAGGGCTCGCCCTGACCACCGCGGCCGCAACCCTCGCCTACGCTTCGACCGTGGAGCGCACGCTCTACCAGGTGCGGGAGGAGACCCTCTCCATCCTCCCCGAGAGTGCGACGCCCCTGCGGGTGCTGCACCTCTCCGACATCCACATGGTGCCCGGGCAGAAGTCGAAGGCGGACTGGCTCTCGAGCCTCGCCGGCCTGAAGCCGGACCTCGTGGTCAACACCGGCGACAACCTGAGCCACAAGAAGGCCGTGGGGCCCCTGCTCGAAGCACTGGAACCGCTCCTGAAGGTTCCCGGCGTCTTCGTGCCCGGATCCAACGACTACTACGCCCCCGTGTTCAAGAATCCGCTGCGGTACTTCGCCGGCCCCTCGATCGCCCCGAAGGAGTCCACGGCCCAGGACCTGCCCTGGGCGGACATGTTCAGCGCCTTCGGTGCTGCCGGCTGGGTGGACCTGACCAACCGGGCGCAGTCCGTCGGGTTCGGCGGCCTCCGCATCGACTTCACGGGCGTCGACGACCCGCACCTCGACCGCGACCGGTACGCGCCCTACCCCTCGGGCAGCAGTACCTCCGCGGAGGCGCCCCACATCCGGGTCGCCGTCGCGCACGCACCCTACCAGCGCGTGCTCGACTACTTCACGGAGGGCGGGGCGGACCTGATCCTCGCCGGCCACACGCACGGCGGACAGGTGTGCGTCCCGGGTTACGGCGCCCTGATCAGCAACTGCGACCTGCCCACCTGGCGGGCCCGCGGCCTGACGCAGTGGGAGCAGGGCGGCCGCTCCGTGCCCCTGAACGTCTCGGCCGGCATCGGGACCTCGCGTTTCGCCCCGATCAGGTTCGCCTGCCGCCCGGAGGCCGTGCTCCTGACCCTTACCCCCCGGAGCACTCGCTAG
- a CDS encoding ABC transporter ATP-binding protein: MSRTTAAPGGTPRDRDEPATAAAGVLDEDDVLLDRARSKSVRSRSFRLLGSLIRPNRRQFIWTVLLVVVSQAARVAGPAIIAFGIDRALPALIAGDPLLLWTAGGTYLLAAVLASVLTAGYVRATAQLSQAMLLDLRVRVFRHTQRLSLEFHEKYTSGRIISRQTSDLEALRELLDSGVSSLASGAIFMFFTAATIFALDWRTGFLILAAAVPMFLLARWYQRHSQIAYRESRVVSAKLIVHFIETMTGIRAVKAFRREKVNAERYDELAEDYRRVTVRSINLNGIFQPGLVLIGNVTVAVVLVFGGFRVLGGTLEVGALLALLLYSKRFFQPVDQMAMFYNSFQSASAALEKVSGLLEEVPTVRPPKHPVSLPDPRGAVEFRDVSFRYGNGPVVLPTMDLSIRAGQTVALVGQTGAGKSTLAKLIARFYDVSEGSLTLDGVDLRDLAPADLRRAVVMVTQEAFLFSGSVADNIALGKPEADREEIVAAARAVGAEDFILALPEGFDTDVNKRGGRVSAGQRQLISFARAFLADPAVLILDEATSSLDIPSERLVQEGLQKLLGNRTALIIAHRLSTVAIADRVLVVHDGRVVEDGTPAELIGGTGRFATLHAAWKDSLV; encoded by the coding sequence ATGAGCCGCACCACCGCAGCCCCCGGAGGGACCCCCCGCGACCGGGACGAGCCGGCAACGGCCGCGGCCGGCGTGCTCGACGAGGACGACGTCCTGCTCGACCGGGCCCGGAGCAAATCCGTCCGGTCACGGTCCTTCAGGCTCCTCGGGTCACTGATCCGTCCCAACCGCCGGCAGTTCATCTGGACGGTCCTGCTGGTCGTCGTCTCGCAGGCCGCCCGGGTGGCCGGGCCCGCGATCATCGCCTTCGGCATCGACCGCGCCCTGCCCGCCCTCATCGCGGGTGATCCGCTGCTGCTGTGGACCGCCGGCGGCACGTACCTCCTGGCCGCGGTCCTGGCCTCCGTCCTGACCGCGGGCTACGTGCGGGCGACGGCCCAGCTCAGCCAGGCGATGCTGCTGGACCTCCGGGTGCGGGTCTTCCGCCACACCCAGCGGTTGAGCCTCGAGTTCCACGAGAAGTACACGTCCGGGCGCATCATCTCCCGGCAGACCTCGGACCTCGAGGCGCTGCGTGAACTCCTGGACTCGGGTGTCAGCTCACTCGCCTCCGGTGCCATCTTCATGTTCTTCACGGCGGCCACCATCTTCGCCCTCGACTGGCGGACCGGCTTCCTGATCCTGGCGGCCGCGGTGCCGATGTTCCTCCTGGCCCGCTGGTACCAGAGGCACTCGCAGATCGCCTACCGCGAGTCCCGGGTGGTGTCCGCGAAGCTGATCGTCCATTTCATCGAGACGATGACCGGCATCCGGGCCGTCAAGGCGTTCCGCCGTGAGAAGGTCAACGCGGAACGGTACGACGAGCTGGCGGAGGACTACCGCAGGGTTACCGTCCGCTCCATCAACCTCAATGGCATCTTCCAGCCCGGACTCGTCCTGATCGGCAACGTGACGGTCGCCGTCGTGCTGGTGTTCGGCGGTTTCAGGGTCCTCGGCGGCACGCTCGAGGTGGGCGCGCTCCTGGCGCTGCTCCTCTACAGCAAGCGCTTCTTCCAGCCCGTGGACCAGATGGCCATGTTCTACAACTCGTTCCAGTCCGCTTCGGCGGCGCTCGAGAAGGTGTCCGGACTCCTCGAGGAGGTGCCCACCGTGCGGCCGCCGAAGCACCCGGTGTCACTGCCCGATCCGCGCGGGGCCGTCGAGTTCCGGGACGTCAGCTTCCGCTACGGGAACGGCCCCGTGGTGCTGCCCACGATGGACCTCTCGATCCGGGCCGGGCAGACCGTCGCCCTCGTGGGCCAGACGGGCGCCGGGAAGTCGACCCTCGCCAAGCTCATCGCCCGCTTCTACGACGTCTCGGAGGGCAGCCTGACGCTCGACGGCGTGGATCTCCGGGACCTCGCGCCCGCCGACCTGCGGCGTGCCGTCGTCATGGTCACGCAGGAGGCCTTCCTGTTCAGCGGGTCCGTGGCGGACAACATCGCCCTCGGCAAGCCCGAGGCCGACCGGGAGGAGATCGTCGCGGCCGCACGCGCCGTGGGGGCGGAGGACTTCATCCTCGCCCTCCCGGAGGGCTTCGACACCGACGTGAACAAGCGCGGCGGCCGCGTCTCCGCGGGGCAGCGGCAGCTCATCAGCTTCGCCCGGGCGTTCCTCGCCGACCCGGCCGTCCTCATCTTGGACGAGGCGACGTCATCGCTGGACATCCCGAGCGAGCGGCTCGTGCAGGAGGGCCTGCAGAAGCTCCTCGGCAACCGGACGGCGCTCATCATCGCCCACCGGCTCTCCACCGTGGCCATCGCCGACCGCGTGCTCGTGGTGCACGACGGCCGCGTGGTGGAGGACGGGACCCCCGCCGAACTCATCGGCGGGACGGGACGATTCGCGACGCTGCACGCGGCGTGGAAGGACTCGCTGGTCTGA
- a CDS encoding RidA family protein → MSAGNTAVSAVEARLADLGIALPEVAAPVASYVPAVISGNHVYTSGQLPFIEGKLTASGKVGAPDGVDAATATALAATCAVNALAAIRSRIGDLDRITRIVKVVGFVASDPSFAGQPGVINGASDLLGAALGEAGVHARSAVGVAVLPLDSPVEVEVIAEFV, encoded by the coding sequence GTGTCTGCAGGAAATACCGCGGTTTCCGCCGTCGAGGCACGCCTCGCGGATCTCGGCATCGCGCTTCCCGAGGTGGCCGCGCCCGTCGCGTCGTACGTCCCCGCGGTGATCAGCGGCAACCACGTGTACACCTCCGGTCAGCTCCCGTTTATTGAGGGCAAACTCACAGCCTCGGGGAAGGTCGGCGCGCCCGACGGCGTCGACGCCGCGACGGCGACCGCCCTGGCCGCGACCTGCGCCGTGAACGCGCTGGCGGCGATCAGGAGCCGGATCGGCGACCTCGACCGCATCACCCGGATCGTGAAGGTCGTCGGCTTCGTCGCGTCCGATCCCTCGTTCGCCGGCCAGCCCGGGGTCATCAACGGCGCGTCCGACCTGCTCGGTGCCGCGCTCGGCGAGGCCGGGGTGCACGCGCGCTCCGCCGTCGGCGTGGCCGTCCTCCCCCTCGACTCGCCCGTCGAGGTCGAGGTCATCGCGGAGTTCGTCTAG
- a CDS encoding DUF4177 domain-containing protein, whose amino-acid sequence MTKWEYSTIPLIIHATKQILDQWGEDGWELVQVVPGPDGNGLVAYLKREKS is encoded by the coding sequence ATGACCAAATGGGAGTACTCTACGATTCCGCTCATCATCCATGCAACGAAGCAGATCCTCGACCAGTGGGGCGAGGACGGGTGGGAGCTCGTACAGGTGGTCCCCGGACCGGACGGAAATGGCCTCGTGGCCTACCTGAAAAGGGAGAAGAGCTAG
- a CDS encoding phosphoribosylaminoimidazolesuccinocarboxamide synthase, which translates to MSGFAPPHPELPGWRHVYSGKVRDLYEPEDGTDDVVLVVASDRISAYDHVLTTEIPDKGRVLTQLSLWWFERLAGIPNHVVAADVTGGVPAEVEGRAMVCRKLIMYPIECIARGYLTGSGLLEYRASRTVCSLPLPEGLVDGSRLDPALFTPSAKAEVGEHDENISYDTVVVTVGDDAAAQLRALTLDIYTQAEAIARGRGILLADTKVEFGLDPATGRITLGDEVLTPDSSRFWDAALYAPGQAQPSFDKQFVRDWLTSDASGWDRHSEPPALPADVVERTRARYIEAYERLTGRTFA; encoded by the coding sequence ATGAGCGGCTTCGCACCCCCGCATCCGGAGCTCCCGGGCTGGCGGCACGTCTACTCCGGCAAGGTCCGCGACCTGTACGAGCCCGAGGACGGAACCGACGACGTCGTGCTCGTGGTCGCGAGCGACCGCATCAGTGCCTACGACCACGTGCTCACCACGGAGATCCCGGACAAGGGGCGTGTGCTGACGCAGCTCAGCCTCTGGTGGTTCGAGCGCCTCGCCGGCATCCCGAACCATGTGGTCGCCGCCGACGTGACGGGCGGGGTACCCGCGGAGGTCGAGGGCCGTGCCATGGTCTGCCGGAAGCTCATCATGTACCCGATCGAGTGCATCGCGCGCGGCTATCTCACCGGCAGCGGGCTGCTGGAATACCGGGCGTCGCGGACGGTCTGCTCGCTGCCGTTGCCCGAGGGCCTCGTGGACGGCTCGCGCCTGGACCCCGCCCTCTTCACCCCGTCGGCCAAGGCCGAGGTGGGGGAGCACGACGAGAACATCAGCTACGACACCGTCGTGGTGACCGTGGGCGACGACGCCGCGGCCCAGCTCCGCGCGCTGACGCTCGACATCTACACGCAGGCCGAGGCCATCGCCCGGGGGCGGGGGATCCTCCTCGCCGACACCAAGGTCGAATTCGGCCTCGACCCCGCGACGGGTCGGATCACCCTCGGCGACGAGGTCCTCACCCCGGACTCCTCACGCTTCTGGGACGCGGCGCTGTACGCACCCGGGCAGGCGCAGCCCTCGTTCGACAAGCAGTTCGTGCGCGACTGGCTGACCTCCGATGCCTCCGGGTGGGACCGGCACTCCGAGCCGCCGGCACTGCCCGCGGACGTCGTCGAGCGTACGCGTGCCCGCTACATCGAGGCGTACGAGCGCCTGACGGGCCGCACCTTCGCCTGA
- a CDS encoding NUDIX hydrolase, translating into MDRLSTRLFPVAPDQRTAAQSWIEHGERTPLKARQASSVVLLRDSAIGTETYLSYRRGNSPLGVLGFPGGSIEESDDDDLPWFGPTPAMWAKALGLDDHREARRHVLCAIRELFEETGVLLAGPDASSMVEGTQAKEWMKAREAINEGECRFTDILVRRGLGVRTDLIKPLSHWLTPDFAHRRFDTHYFAAAQPVNQEPSILASKGVWGQWRWAAQEIADRDTTRLGDEVGQPNTVGRTLSELAVPAVEIILEKIGSSRGCIAYLSHKRPVKLYHPRLAEHDGDLVLQVECPKLTEGGSMQRGR; encoded by the coding sequence GTGGACCGGCTCAGCACCCGGCTCTTCCCCGTCGCTCCCGACCAGCGCACGGCGGCGCAGAGCTGGATCGAACACGGGGAGCGCACCCCCCTGAAGGCCCGGCAGGCGTCATCGGTGGTCCTCCTGCGTGACAGCGCGATCGGCACGGAGACCTATCTCTCCTACCGTCGGGGCAATTCGCCGCTCGGCGTGCTCGGGTTCCCGGGCGGGAGCATCGAGGAGTCCGACGACGACGACCTGCCCTGGTTCGGTCCCACGCCGGCGATGTGGGCGAAGGCCCTCGGCCTCGACGACCACCGTGAGGCCCGCCGGCACGTACTGTGCGCCATCCGCGAACTGTTCGAGGAGACCGGGGTGCTGCTCGCCGGACCCGACGCCTCGTCGATGGTGGAGGGGACGCAGGCGAAGGAGTGGATGAAGGCGCGTGAGGCGATCAACGAGGGCGAGTGCCGCTTCACGGACATCCTCGTGCGCCGCGGCCTGGGCGTCCGGACCGACCTCATCAAGCCGCTCTCGCACTGGCTGACACCGGACTTCGCGCACCGGCGCTTCGACACCCACTACTTCGCCGCAGCGCAGCCCGTGAACCAGGAGCCGAGCATCCTCGCGAGCAAGGGGGTCTGGGGTCAGTGGCGCTGGGCCGCGCAGGAGATCGCGGACCGAGACACCACGAGGCTCGGCGACGAGGTGGGACAGCCGAACACGGTGGGCCGCACCCTGAGCGAACTGGCCGTGCCCGCCGTCGAGATCATCCTCGAGAAGATCGGCTCCTCCCGCGGCTGTATCGCCTACCTCTCCCACAAGCGCCCCGTGAAGCTCTACCACCCGCGGCTGGCAGAGCACGACGGCGACCTCGTACTGCAGGTCGAGTGCCCGAAGCTCACCGAGGGCGGCTCGATGCAGCGAGGGCGCTGA
- the purD gene encoding phosphoribosylamine--glycine ligase, translated as MKVLVLGPGGREHALVRALLADPFVREVHAAPGNAGIAEDVPTHDVDASDPAVVTDLARSLGSDLVVIGPEAPLAAGVADALLDAGIPVFGPTKAAAQLEASKAFAKQVMAAAGVPTAMARVAATDEEASEALCTFGAPYVVKDDGLAAGKGVVVTDDLDAARAHASACFEAGGTVVIEEYLDGPEVSLFVLSDGHTVVPLAPAQDFKRIHDGDQGPNTGGMGAYSPLEWVPATLVDEVLTRVAQPVIDEMAHRGTPFAGVLYVGLALTSRGMRVIEFNARFGDPETQAVLARLTTPLGGVLLAAAKGTLDQIDPLKWSPQAAVAVVLASENYPDAPATGRRVRGLKKAARVDGAHVLHAGTALEDGKVVSAGGRVLAVVGLGDSLGDARATAYEGLSRIELEGGQSRTDIALRASRAEVSVSGPAGAPA; from the coding sequence GTGAAGGTTCTTGTGCTGGGCCCCGGCGGCCGCGAACATGCCCTCGTCCGGGCCCTGCTGGCCGACCCGTTCGTCCGGGAGGTGCACGCGGCTCCCGGGAACGCGGGCATCGCGGAGGACGTCCCCACCCACGACGTCGATGCGAGCGATCCCGCGGTCGTCACGGACCTCGCACGCTCGCTCGGCTCCGACCTCGTGGTCATCGGCCCCGAGGCTCCGCTCGCCGCGGGTGTCGCCGACGCACTGCTCGACGCCGGCATCCCCGTCTTCGGCCCCACGAAGGCCGCCGCCCAGCTCGAGGCGTCCAAGGCCTTCGCGAAGCAGGTCATGGCCGCAGCCGGCGTGCCCACCGCGATGGCCCGCGTCGCCGCGACGGACGAGGAGGCGAGCGAGGCACTCTGCACCTTCGGCGCCCCCTACGTCGTGAAGGACGACGGCCTCGCCGCGGGCAAGGGCGTGGTGGTGACCGACGACCTCGACGCCGCCCGTGCCCACGCCTCGGCGTGCTTCGAGGCCGGCGGGACCGTGGTCATCGAGGAGTACCTCGACGGACCCGAGGTCTCGCTGTTCGTCCTCTCCGACGGACACACAGTGGTGCCGCTCGCTCCCGCCCAGGACTTCAAGCGCATCCACGACGGCGACCAGGGCCCCAACACCGGCGGGATGGGCGCCTACTCGCCGCTCGAATGGGTCCCGGCGACGCTCGTCGACGAGGTGCTCACCCGCGTCGCGCAGCCCGTGATCGACGAGATGGCGCACCGCGGGACGCCCTTCGCGGGGGTCCTCTACGTAGGCCTCGCCCTCACCTCGCGCGGCATGCGCGTCATCGAGTTCAACGCACGTTTCGGCGACCCCGAGACCCAGGCCGTGCTCGCCCGCCTCACCACACCGCTGGGAGGCGTGCTGCTCGCTGCCGCGAAGGGCACCCTCGACCAGATCGACCCGCTCAAGTGGTCCCCGCAGGCGGCCGTCGCCGTCGTGCTCGCGTCCGAGAACTATCCCGACGCCCCCGCGACCGGCCGGCGCGTCCGCGGCCTGAAGAAGGCTGCGAGGGTCGACGGCGCCCACGTGCTCCACGCGGGCACCGCGCTCGAGGACGGCAAGGTGGTCAGCGCCGGCGGACGGGTCCTCGCCGTCGTCGGACTCGGGGACTCCCTGGGGGACGCGCGGGCGACGGCCTACGAGGGGCTCTCCCGCATCGAGCTGGAGGGCGGACAGTCCCGCACGGACATCGCCCTCCGCGCGTCACGCGCCGAGGTCTCCGTGAGCGGACCGGCGGGGGCCCCGGCATGA